The uncultured Fibrobacter sp. DNA segment AAGACAGCGCCTGAACAGCGCTTTCCAGTTTACTTTGTGTTTTTGACAACCTTCGTTTTTTTCGCCGGAGAAATCGCATCTGCCGGCTTCATAAAATCTTCAATTTTTCCGAGCGTTTCCGCCGATAAGATATGTTCCATGCAGCAGGCGTCCTTGTCGGCAATCGCCTCGGACACGCCAAGCTTGATCAGGAACCCCTTCAGGAGAATGTGACGGTTCAGAATCATGGCCGCAACGCGCTGCCCTTCTTCGGTGAGTTCCACACCGCTATAAGGTTCCTGCCTTACAAGGCCCATTTTCTTGAGTTCGACCATCGCCTTAGCTACCGACGGCATCTTCACCGAAAGGGCCGCAGCAATGTCCTTAACGCGGGCAAGTCCATTCGCGAGGCGCAGCATGTGCACCATTTCCAAATAGTCTTCAAGACTCTGA contains these protein-coding regions:
- a CDS encoding metal-dependent transcriptional regulator, with product MDHTKLTQSLEDYLEMVHMLRLANGLARVKDIAAALSVKMPSVAKAMVELKKMGLVRQEPYSGVELTEEGQRVAAMILNRHILLKGFLIKLGVSEAIADKDACCMEHILSAETLGKIEDFMKPADAISPAKKTKVVKNTK